One region of Terricaulis silvestris genomic DNA includes:
- a CDS encoding electron transfer flavoprotein subunit beta/FixA family protein: MKVLVPVKRVLDFNLKVRVKPDGSGVDLSNLKMSINPFCEIAIEEAVRMKEGGGGHAKDAATEVVAVSIGPEQAHETLRNALAIGADRGILVKAEGEVEPLAVAKILKAVIEAEKPDLVILGKQAIDDDNNATAQMLAALLDWPQATFASKIVLAGSKATVTREVDGGLQTIDVDLPAIISTDLRLNEPRYASLPNIMKAKKKPIDVKTPAELGVDTTPRLQVVKTAEPAKRSGGIKVKTAGELVGKLKEAGVI; this comes from the coding sequence ATGAAGGTCCTCGTCCCGGTTAAGCGGGTGCTCGATTTCAATTTGAAGGTCCGGGTGAAGCCGGATGGGTCGGGGGTCGATCTCTCGAACCTCAAGATGTCGATCAATCCGTTCTGTGAAATCGCGATCGAAGAAGCGGTGCGCATGAAGGAAGGCGGCGGCGGGCACGCCAAGGACGCGGCGACGGAAGTCGTGGCCGTTTCGATTGGCCCGGAGCAAGCGCATGAGACGCTGCGCAATGCCCTCGCAATCGGAGCCGACCGCGGCATCCTGGTGAAGGCCGAAGGCGAAGTTGAGCCGCTGGCGGTGGCAAAGATTTTGAAGGCTGTGATCGAGGCCGAGAAACCGGACCTGGTCATCCTCGGCAAGCAAGCCATCGACGATGACAACAACGCAACGGCGCAAATGCTCGCCGCCCTGCTCGACTGGCCGCAGGCGACCTTCGCCTCGAAGATCGTGCTGGCTGGTTCGAAGGCGACGGTGACTCGGGAGGTCGATGGCGGGTTGCAGACGATCGATGTCGATCTGCCGGCGATCATCTCGACTGACTTGCGCTTGAACGAACCGCGTTATGCGTCGTTGCCGAACATCATGAAGGCGAAGAAGAAGCCGATCGACGTGAAGACGCCGGCGGAACTGGGCGTCGATACCACGCCGCGCCTGCAAGTCGTAAAGACGGCTGAGCCTGCGAAGCGCTCTGGCGGCATCAAAGTGAAGACGGCTGGCGAACTTGTCGGCAAGCTCAAAGAAGCGGGAGTGATCTGA
- a CDS encoding electron transfer flavoprotein subunit alpha/FixB family protein, producing MAVLVIAEHDNTSVKDATNKVVTAAKAMGGDVDVLVAGSNAGAAAAAAAKIDGVRKVLHADGATLAKQMAEPMEALIAPLMSGYDAVLFPATTTGKNAAPRVAAKLDVMQVSGVIGIEGADTFVRPIYAGNAIITVKDSQPKKVLVVQATAFKAAGNSGSASVETTAAPAGPFKSAFVSEEMAKSDRPELTAAKRIVSGGRALGSSEEFHRVLDPLADKLGAAVGASRAAVDAGYAPNDYQVGQTGKVVAPELYVAIGISGAIQHLAGMKDSKVIVAINKDEEAPIFQIADYGLVGDYKTIVPELMDELTKAGV from the coding sequence ATGGCCGTTCTCGTTATTGCCGAACACGACAACACGTCGGTGAAGGACGCCACCAACAAAGTCGTTACCGCCGCCAAGGCGATGGGCGGCGATGTTGACGTGCTGGTCGCGGGCTCGAACGCGGGCGCCGCTGCGGCGGCCGCCGCGAAGATCGATGGCGTGCGCAAGGTGCTGCACGCCGATGGCGCGACTTTGGCCAAGCAAATGGCCGAGCCGATGGAAGCGCTGATCGCGCCGCTCATGAGCGGCTACGACGCCGTCCTCTTTCCCGCCACCACAACCGGCAAGAACGCCGCGCCGCGCGTGGCGGCGAAGCTCGACGTGATGCAGGTGTCGGGCGTGATCGGCATCGAGGGCGCGGACACATTCGTGCGGCCGATCTACGCCGGCAACGCCATCATCACCGTGAAGGATAGCCAGCCGAAGAAGGTTCTCGTGGTGCAGGCGACGGCGTTCAAGGCGGCAGGCAATAGCGGCAGCGCTTCGGTCGAGACGACGGCGGCGCCAGCCGGGCCGTTCAAGTCGGCGTTCGTCAGTGAGGAAATGGCGAAATCGGATCGGCCGGAACTCACCGCCGCGAAGCGGATCGTGTCGGGCGGCCGTGCTCTGGGGTCGAGCGAGGAATTTCATCGCGTACTCGATCCCCTTGCCGACAAGCTCGGTGCGGCTGTCGGCGCTTCGCGCGCAGCGGTTGATGCCGGCTACGCGCCCAACGACTACCAGGTCGGCCAGACCGGCAAGGTGGTTGCGCCGGAGCTTTACGTCGCCATCGGCATTTCGGGCGCCATCCAGCACTTGGCTGGCATGAAGGACTCGAAGGTCATCGTCGCCATCAACAAGGACGAGGAAGCCCCGATCTTCCAGATCGCCGACTATGGCTTGGTGGGCGATTACAAGACGATCGTCCCGGAGCTGATGGACGAGCTGACCAAAGCTGGCGTGTAA
- a CDS encoding 3-hydroxybutyryl-CoA dehydrogenase, translating to MSTIRTVGVVGAGQMGNGIAHVCALAGYDVLLNDADATRIDAAIEIVRKNMARQVHREIIKQADMDAALKRIKAAPKLGAFEAVDLVIESVVEQDDAKKKVFADLRTTLKPTAILASNTSSISITRLAATTDRPDKFIGVHFMNPAPVMELVEIIRGLATSQETYDTSLAFIDSLGKKIANAEDFPAFIVNRVLVPMINEAVYTLYEGVGSVEAIDKAMKLGAHHPMGPLELADFIGLDTCLSIMQVLYEGLADSKYRPCPLLVKYVEAGWLGRKTERGFYDYRTDPPTPTR from the coding sequence ATGAGCACTATTCGCACTGTCGGCGTCGTAGGCGCCGGCCAAATGGGCAACGGCATCGCGCATGTCTGCGCATTGGCCGGCTACGATGTGCTGCTGAACGACGCAGATGCCACCCGCATCGATGCGGCGATTGAGATCGTCCGCAAGAACATGGCGCGCCAGGTTCATCGCGAAATCATCAAGCAAGCCGACATGGACGCAGCGCTAAAGCGCATCAAAGCCGCGCCAAAGCTCGGCGCGTTCGAAGCGGTCGATTTGGTGATCGAGTCTGTCGTTGAGCAAGACGACGCGAAGAAGAAAGTCTTCGCCGATCTGCGCACCACGCTGAAGCCGACCGCGATCCTGGCCTCGAACACGTCATCGATTTCGATCACGCGCCTCGCGGCGACGACGGATCGACCGGATAAGTTCATCGGCGTTCACTTCATGAACCCGGCGCCGGTTATGGAGCTGGTGGAAATCATCCGCGGCTTGGCCACGAGCCAGGAGACCTACGACACCTCGCTCGCGTTCATCGATAGCCTTGGCAAGAAGATCGCCAACGCCGAAGACTTCCCGGCCTTCATCGTCAACCGCGTGCTGGTGCCGATGATCAACGAGGCGGTCTATACGCTCTACGAAGGCGTGGGCTCGGTTGAGGCGATCGACAAAGCGATGAAGCTCGGCGCGCACCACCCGATGGGCCCGCTTGAGCTTGCGGATTTCATCGGCCTCGACACCTGTTTGTCGATTATGCAGGTGCTCTACGAGGGGCTTGCGGACTCCAAGTACCGTCCCTGCCCGCTGCTGGTAAAGTATGTCGAAGCCGGCTGGCTGGGCCGCAAGACGGAACGCGGCTTCTACGACTACCGGACCGATCCGCCTACTCCCACAAGATAG
- a CDS encoding DUF938 domain-containing protein encodes MDLRQSSPSAARNREPILTELQRVLRPDAQVLEIASGTGEHAVFFARAMPGVTWQPSDPDSDARASIDAWRQFEGLPNVLAPLAIDLASADWRTPRERYDALVAINVIHISPWDATLGLMAGAGRLIESGGVLVTYGAYKRDGEHTAPSNESFDQWLKARDPRFGVRDLDAVEAAAREQGLALRDIIEMPANNLALVFVR; translated from the coding sequence ATGGATCTCCGCCAATCCTCGCCGTCAGCCGCCCGCAACCGCGAGCCAATTCTTACCGAGCTGCAACGTGTGCTGCGCCCGGACGCGCAGGTGTTGGAGATCGCCTCCGGCACGGGCGAGCACGCCGTCTTCTTCGCGCGCGCGATGCCGGGCGTGACGTGGCAGCCGTCCGATCCCGATAGCGATGCGCGCGCCAGCATTGACGCTTGGCGGCAGTTCGAAGGGTTGCCGAATGTCCTCGCGCCGCTCGCGATCGATCTTGCGAGCGCTGATTGGCGCACCCCGCGCGAGCGATACGACGCGCTGGTCGCGATCAACGTGATCCACATTTCACCTTGGGACGCGACGCTCGGCCTGATGGCGGGCGCCGGGCGCCTGATTGAAAGCGGCGGCGTTCTCGTTACCTACGGCGCCTATAAGCGCGACGGTGAACACACGGCGCCATCGAACGAGAGTTTCGACCAATGGCTGAAAGCACGCGATCCGCGCTTCGGCGTGCGTGACCTCGATGCCGTGGAAGCCGCTGCGCGTGAACAGGGATTGGCGCTCCGTGACATCATTGAAATGCCCGCGAACAATCTCGCGCTCGTGTTTGTGCGCTAG
- a CDS encoding Fe2+-dependent dioxygenase, with amino-acid sequence MSLILQGVLPAEDVARVRADLDGVVWSSGKRTAGAAARGVKENLQADGSDPKVRALEQFVAEALRRHPMFDIAARPARVTRLMFSRYEPGMTYGAHADDALMGPSEDKLRTDLAFTIFLADRASYEGGALVVTTALGEQEIALEAGDAILYPAGSIHYVAPVTRGARLAAVGWVQSFIADPGQRELLFDLSVTRARLAQAGVAREDLLPLDKSISNLMRMWARG; translated from the coding sequence ATGAGCCTAATCCTTCAAGGCGTCTTGCCCGCCGAGGACGTTGCGCGGGTGCGCGCGGATCTCGACGGGGTTGTGTGGTCATCAGGTAAGCGCACGGCCGGCGCCGCGGCGCGCGGCGTGAAGGAAAATCTGCAGGCCGATGGTTCAGATCCAAAGGTGCGGGCGCTCGAGCAATTCGTCGCCGAGGCGCTTCGCCGTCATCCGATGTTCGACATCGCGGCGCGGCCGGCGCGTGTCACGCGGCTCATGTTCTCGCGCTATGAGCCGGGCATGACCTACGGCGCCCACGCGGACGACGCGCTGATGGGCCCAAGCGAGGACAAGCTCCGCACCGATCTAGCCTTTACGATCTTCCTCGCGGATCGGGCCTCGTATGAAGGCGGCGCGCTAGTCGTCACAACCGCGCTCGGAGAGCAGGAGATCGCGTTGGAAGCAGGGGATGCGATCCTCTATCCGGCCGGCTCGATCCACTACGTTGCGCCCGTAACGCGCGGCGCCCGTTTGGCGGCGGTGGGCTGGGTGCAGAGCTTTATCGCCGATCCCGGCCAGCGCGAGCTGTTGTTCGATCTTTCCGTCACGCGCGCGCGCCTAGCGCAGGCCGGTGTTGCGCGCGAAGATCTGCTGCCGCTGGACAAGTCGATCTCGAACTTGATGCGGATGTGGGCGCGCGGTTAG
- a CDS encoding GNAT family N-acetyltransferase codes for MTIPMIETARLRLRAHELPDFEKSAAMWGDENVTRFIGGKPSSREDSWRRFVSFRGSWALLGHGYWLIEEKATGAYVGDAGFGTFKRDVGAHDFDAPEQGWALSPAMQGKGYATEACQAQIAWAEKHFDRTDFVCLIAPQNPPSIRVAERLGYREFARTDYKGEPSILLRRP; via the coding sequence ATGACGATACCGATGATCGAAACGGCGCGTCTGCGCCTGCGCGCTCACGAACTGCCCGACTTCGAGAAGAGTGCGGCGATGTGGGGCGACGAGAACGTCACCCGATTCATCGGCGGCAAGCCGTCGTCGCGTGAGGATTCTTGGCGCCGCTTCGTCAGCTTCCGCGGCTCGTGGGCGCTGCTTGGCCACGGCTATTGGCTGATCGAAGAGAAGGCGACGGGCGCATACGTCGGCGATGCCGGCTTCGGCACGTTCAAGCGCGATGTCGGCGCTCACGACTTCGACGCGCCAGAGCAGGGTTGGGCGCTTTCACCTGCGATGCAAGGGAAAGGCTACGCCACCGAAGCCTGCCAAGCGCAGATCGCTTGGGCCGAAAAGCACTTCGACCGCACCGATTTCGTCTGCCTGATCGCGCCGCAGAACCCACCGTCGATCCGCGTCGCCGAACGCCTCGGCTACCGCGAGTTCGCGCGCACAGACTACAAAGGCGAGCCGTCGATCTTGCTCCGCCGTCCTTAA
- a CDS encoding TlpA family protein disulfide reductase codes for MDTSTGTPGGQRNWALWAALAMVAAGAIAVLYVLFAAASKPETASGLSRFATGELTRLTVMEAPPPLPTRTLQDGSGADVTLGDFRGQVMVVNLWATWCAPCVEEMPTLGALQRRFGDRIRVVAISADSEADRQKARTQLAQLTDNTLPFYIDISRGVLFDAQAPGMPVTIIYDMRGAEVARLAGGADWGSDDAARLIEALLAGDA; via the coding sequence TTGGACACGAGTACTGGCACTCCCGGGGGACAAAGAAACTGGGCGCTGTGGGCGGCGTTGGCGATGGTCGCGGCAGGCGCGATCGCCGTTCTTTACGTGCTTTTCGCCGCCGCTTCAAAGCCCGAGACCGCCTCCGGTTTGAGCCGATTCGCGACCGGTGAACTGACACGTCTCACGGTCATGGAAGCGCCGCCGCCATTGCCGACGCGGACGCTGCAAGACGGCTCGGGCGCGGACGTGACGCTTGGCGACTTTCGGGGCCAAGTCATGGTGGTCAACCTTTGGGCCACCTGGTGTGCGCCATGCGTCGAGGAGATGCCCACGCTTGGCGCGCTCCAGCGCCGGTTTGGCGACCGCATTCGCGTTGTTGCCATCAGCGCCGACTCCGAGGCCGACCGTCAGAAGGCGCGCACTCAACTCGCCCAACTCACCGACAATACCCTGCCGTTCTACATCGATATTAGCCGAGGCGTGCTGTTTGACGCCCAAGCGCCTGGCATGCCGGTCACGATCATCTATGACATGCGCGGCGCGGAGGTGGCCCGCTTGGCCGGCGGCGCCGACTGGGGCAGCGATGACGCCGCCCGTCTGATCGAGGCGCTGCTGGCGGGAGACGCATGA
- the argH gene encoding argininosuccinate lyase: MWGGRFAAQPDDAMQAINASIDIDKRLWREDIEGSKAHADMLATQGIITNEDNAAIQAGLDEIAGEIVAGTFPFSAELEDIHLNIEARLTERIGEAGKRLHTGRSRNDQVATDFKLWTMRASREAADGLRVLQRTLVKRAEGVADWIMPGFTHLQTAQPVTLGHHLLAYVTMLERDRVRIIGAALEAAWECPLGSAALAGTSYKIDRDATAHALGFHAPASNSLDAVGSRDFALAALANLTISATNLSRLAEEIVLWTSPQFGFATLSDAWSTGSSIMPQKRNPDAAELIRAKAARVSADFAALNAVIQKLPLAYAKDLQEDKALTFAAFDAFALSVTAMIGMIDTMRFNRSAMREAAARGYSTATDLADWLVRELRVPFREAHEITGRVVRRAEETSVAELSLLPLSEYQAIDGRITEAARALLTVEKSVESRDSYGGTAPQRVREQIERWKEMFA; this comes from the coding sequence ATGTGGGGCGGCCGCTTCGCTGCTCAACCCGACGACGCCATGCAAGCCATCAACGCTTCAATCGATATCGACAAGCGCTTGTGGCGTGAAGACATCGAGGGCTCGAAGGCTCACGCCGACATGCTGGCCACTCAGGGCATTATTACGAACGAAGACAATGCGGCGATACAAGCGGGATTAGACGAGATCGCCGGGGAAATCGTCGCAGGGACGTTTCCGTTCTCGGCTGAGCTCGAGGACATCCACCTCAATATCGAAGCACGGCTGACCGAGCGCATCGGCGAAGCCGGCAAGCGCCTGCACACCGGCCGCTCGCGCAACGATCAGGTCGCGACGGATTTTAAGCTTTGGACCATGCGCGCCTCGCGCGAGGCCGCCGATGGTTTGCGTGTACTGCAGCGGACGCTAGTGAAGCGCGCCGAGGGCGTGGCCGACTGGATTATGCCAGGCTTCACGCATTTGCAGACAGCGCAGCCGGTGACGCTTGGGCACCATCTGTTGGCGTACGTCACCATGCTGGAGCGCGACCGCGTGCGCATCATTGGTGCAGCTTTGGAAGCGGCTTGGGAATGTCCGCTGGGGTCTGCGGCGCTCGCGGGCACGAGTTACAAGATCGATCGCGACGCCACGGCGCATGCGCTGGGCTTTCATGCACCGGCGTCGAACTCGCTCGACGCCGTTGGCTCGCGCGACTTCGCGCTGGCCGCGCTGGCCAATCTAACAATCTCCGCGACGAACCTTTCGCGCCTGGCCGAAGAGATCGTGCTGTGGACATCACCACAGTTCGGTTTCGCAACGTTGAGCGATGCGTGGTCGACGGGCTCATCGATCATGCCGCAGAAGCGCAATCCGGATGCTGCAGAACTGATCCGCGCCAAGGCCGCGCGTGTTAGCGCTGACTTTGCGGCGCTGAACGCCGTCATTCAGAAACTGCCGCTCGCCTACGCCAAGGATTTGCAGGAGGACAAAGCACTGACGTTCGCGGCGTTCGACGCGTTCGCGCTCTCGGTCACCGCCATGATCGGCATGATCGACACGATGCGCTTCAACCGCAGCGCCATGCGCGAGGCGGCTGCGCGGGGTTACTCGACCGCGACGGACCTGGCCGATTGGCTGGTGCGCGAGCTTCGCGTGCCCTTCCGTGAGGCGCATGAGATCACGGGCCGCGTCGTCCGCCGCGCCGAGGAAACCAGCGTGGCAGAACTGTCCCTGCTCCCGTTGAGCGAATATCAGGCCATCGATGGCCGCATCACCGAAGCGGCGCGGGCGCTGTTGACGGTTGAAAAATCGGTCGAGAGCCGGGATAGCTATGGCGGGACCGCCCCGCAGCGCGTGCGCGAGCAAATCGAGCGGTGGAAGGAGATGTTCGCATGA
- the lptM gene encoding LPS translocon maturation chaperone LptM, producing the protein MSRLLLGLVALTLVSACGVKGGLDRPDPLWNSEDAIRRECQRQIENNEEPDARCSQYQTGAPSTP; encoded by the coding sequence ATGAGCCGCCTGCTGTTGGGTCTTGTTGCGCTGACTTTGGTTTCGGCCTGCGGTGTGAAGGGCGGCCTCGATCGCCCCGATCCGCTCTGGAACAGCGAAGATGCGATCCGTCGCGAGTGTCAGCGTCAGATCGAGAATAACGAAGAGCCGGACGCGCGCTGCTCGCAATATCAAACCGGGGCGCCGTCGACGCCGTGA
- the lysA gene encoding diaminopimelate decarboxylase, giving the protein MNHFEYRGGAFCCEDVKLADIADAVGTPAYVYSTATLERHYKVFKEAFAPRDVLVAFAVKANANVAVLATLARQGAGADTVSQGEIERALRAGVPAERIIFSGVGKTEAELAFAVRTGVHQINVESTAELDMLADVAKQLGATANVAIRVNPDVGAGGHDKISTGKSDAKFGVSPDMAIQLYKRAAADAHLAPRGLAVHIGSQIKDLAPLEAAFRVLRGLVERLRRDGLTVERLDLGGGLGVPYFNEPDPPAPAEYAAMVNRVLEGLDISIACEPGRMIAGNAGVLLSRVIRIQERAARPIIVLDAGMNDLIRPAIYDAYHGIKPLVERKGPGVDYDVVGPICETGDTFARKRSLPPLEAGDLVAFMTAGAYGAVMASTYNARDLVPEVLVAGDKFQIVRRRWTLEEQLALESLPDWLR; this is encoded by the coding sequence GTGAACCACTTCGAGTATCGCGGCGGCGCGTTCTGCTGCGAAGATGTGAAGCTCGCGGACATCGCGGACGCCGTTGGCACGCCGGCGTACGTGTATTCAACGGCGACGCTTGAGCGGCACTACAAGGTGTTCAAGGAAGCGTTCGCCCCGCGCGACGTGCTCGTGGCGTTTGCGGTGAAGGCCAACGCCAACGTCGCCGTGCTAGCGACGCTCGCGCGCCAAGGCGCAGGCGCCGACACGGTGAGCCAAGGCGAAATCGAACGCGCACTGCGCGCGGGCGTGCCCGCGGAGCGCATCATCTTCTCCGGCGTCGGCAAGACGGAGGCTGAACTCGCGTTCGCGGTGCGAACGGGCGTGCATCAGATTAACGTCGAGAGCACCGCCGAACTCGACATGCTTGCGGACGTGGCGAAGCAGCTCGGCGCGACCGCCAACGTCGCCATTCGCGTCAACCCCGATGTCGGCGCCGGTGGGCACGACAAAATCTCCACCGGCAAGAGCGACGCAAAGTTCGGCGTTTCGCCGGATATGGCGATCCAGCTCTACAAACGCGCCGCCGCCGACGCGCATCTCGCGCCACGAGGCTTGGCTGTGCACATCGGCAGCCAGATCAAAGACCTCGCGCCGCTTGAGGCGGCGTTTCGTGTGCTGCGCGGTTTGGTCGAACGCCTGCGCCGCGACGGATTGACGGTCGAACGCCTCGACTTGGGCGGCGGCTTGGGTGTGCCGTATTTCAACGAGCCTGATCCGCCCGCGCCTGCCGAATACGCCGCGATGGTCAATCGTGTGCTCGAAGGGCTCGATATCTCTATCGCTTGCGAGCCCGGCCGCATGATCGCGGGCAATGCCGGCGTGTTGCTGTCGCGTGTGATCCGCATTCAAGAGCGCGCGGCGCGACCGATCATCGTACTCGATGCCGGGATGAACGATCTCATCCGCCCCGCGATCTACGACGCCTATCACGGCATCAAGCCGCTGGTTGAACGCAAAGGTCCGGGCGTGGACTACGACGTGGTCGGCCCGATCTGCGAAACCGGCGATACGTTTGCGCGCAAGCGCTCATTGCCGCCGCTTGAAGCCGGTGACCTCGTTGCGTTCATGACTGCAGGCGCCTACGGCGCCGTGATGGCCTCGACCTACAACGCCCGCGATCTGGTTCCCGAAGTTCTCGTCGCGGGCGACAAATTCCAAATCGTGCGCCGTCGTTGGACGCTCGAGGAGCAGCTGGCGCTGGAAAGCCTGCCCGACTGGCTGCGTTAA
- a CDS encoding DUF4175 domain-containing protein gives MKHQDALDQLARETSRARQRLALERALRAGLVLLLAVGVWALFALVGVHERLPILLQSLSAIAALAGLIWLGLRARREWQAPTEDEARTRLAADSRLDAGAFEALRDRPARYDAFSMALWAREREHAIARAEHAKAGPPRARLDELDPYKLRFVLAAALLGALVFAGGDAPDRLARAFLPDPGPLLGDQEMAIEAWVTPAEYTHAGPISLSDVVGERVATPPTVEATVRVTGPVGAPVLVFEGRGGRRAVRFERAADGAWQAQLALPGAGRLKIVRFHTRAHWRIAPAPDARPTASFSAPITTLTDETVSLAWRAADDFGVRRLVLRVRPLHPPEGLAHADPVDTPLESPAGDPREAEAENEVDLGAHPYAGMEVEARIVAIDALGQEGVSDPLRFTLPEKIFLQPLAQAAIEIRRHILAERRAYRPARRAERRTIPAGDIVLGNQRIEIRDYERRPNLRRAPEGIRRATRLLDALTMSPEDGYFRDLAVFLGFRTARSQLTVARTIEETDIAADTLWRTALRAEYGGAADARRALEEIQRQLAEALAAGAPQERINQLLEALRRATDNYMQALVQEALRNGERENMEDTEDQTSISEQDIEELLQQVQELNEQGRNAEAQQLLQMLAGILANMEVQLGEQQSGGEGEQDQQMQQSMDELSEAMGEQRQLRDETQQQQQDGGGGSGGEQQGGQGGDDLAQRQAEIRQSLEAAQNMAEQSGAAPSEDLNAAGEAMRRAQDALQQGDFEGAEAAQTAALDRLREGADALAAEMRARGQQGNEQGQGESGRDPLGRATGAGNGDGEGSVPDTADPVRAREIFDEIRRRAQDPNRPEAEREYLRRLMDRFGDS, from the coding sequence ATGAAGCACCAAGACGCCCTCGACCAACTCGCCCGGGAGACGAGCCGCGCACGGCAGCGGCTTGCGTTGGAGCGAGCGCTGCGCGCGGGGCTGGTGCTGTTACTGGCGGTGGGCGTGTGGGCGTTGTTTGCGCTTGTCGGCGTCCACGAGCGCTTGCCGATCCTGCTGCAAAGCTTGAGCGCGATCGCGGCGTTGGCCGGCCTGATCTGGCTTGGCTTGCGGGCGCGGCGCGAGTGGCAGGCGCCGACGGAAGACGAAGCGCGCACACGGTTGGCCGCGGACTCGCGGCTCGACGCCGGCGCGTTCGAAGCGCTGCGCGACCGCCCTGCTCGCTACGACGCCTTCTCGATGGCGCTCTGGGCGCGTGAGCGCGAGCACGCGATCGCGCGCGCAGAGCATGCCAAAGCTGGGCCGCCTCGGGCGCGGCTGGATGAGCTCGATCCGTACAAATTGCGCTTTGTGTTGGCGGCTGCGCTGCTTGGCGCGCTGGTGTTCGCTGGTGGCGATGCGCCGGACCGCCTGGCGCGTGCGTTTCTGCCCGATCCTGGGCCGCTACTAGGCGATCAGGAGATGGCGATCGAGGCGTGGGTGACGCCGGCGGAGTACACGCACGCCGGGCCGATCTCGCTGAGCGATGTCGTTGGCGAGCGCGTCGCGACACCGCCGACTGTGGAAGCCACCGTGCGCGTGACCGGGCCTGTTGGCGCGCCCGTGCTCGTCTTCGAAGGCCGCGGCGGGCGCCGTGCAGTTCGGTTTGAGCGCGCGGCCGATGGCGCATGGCAAGCGCAACTGGCGTTGCCCGGCGCGGGGCGGCTGAAGATCGTACGCTTCCACACCCGCGCGCATTGGCGCATCGCCCCCGCGCCAGACGCACGTCCCACGGCGTCGTTCTCGGCGCCAATCACGACACTGACGGATGAGACCGTATCGCTCGCATGGCGTGCTGCAGATGACTTTGGCGTTCGGCGCTTGGTGTTGCGGGTGCGTCCACTGCATCCGCCCGAGGGGCTGGCGCACGCTGACCCTGTGGACACGCCGCTGGAATCGCCCGCTGGCGACCCGCGCGAGGCGGAGGCGGAGAACGAAGTCGATCTTGGCGCGCATCCCTACGCTGGCATGGAGGTCGAGGCGCGCATCGTGGCGATCGATGCATTGGGCCAGGAAGGCGTAAGCGATCCGCTGCGCTTTACGTTGCCGGAGAAGATCTTCCTGCAGCCGTTAGCGCAGGCAGCCATCGAAATCCGACGCCATATCCTCGCCGAGCGCCGCGCCTATCGCCCCGCGCGCCGCGCCGAACGACGCACGATCCCCGCTGGCGACATCGTACTCGGCAACCAACGCATCGAAATCCGCGACTACGAGCGCCGTCCGAACCTGCGACGCGCGCCGGAAGGTATTCGCCGCGCGACACGTTTGCTCGATGCGCTGACGATGTCGCCTGAGGACGGCTATTTCCGCGATCTCGCCGTGTTCTTGGGTTTTCGCACCGCGCGGTCGCAGCTCACCGTGGCGCGCACCATCGAGGAAACCGACATCGCGGCCGATACGCTGTGGCGTACCGCGCTGCGCGCTGAGTACGGCGGCGCGGCGGATGCACGGCGTGCGCTGGAGGAGATTCAACGCCAGCTCGCCGAGGCGTTGGCCGCTGGCGCGCCGCAGGAGCGCATCAACCAGCTGCTCGAAGCGCTTCGCCGCGCCACCGACAACTACATGCAGGCGCTGGTGCAGGAAGCGTTGCGCAACGGCGAACGCGAGAACATGGAGGACACCGAGGACCAAACCAGCATCAGCGAGCAGGATATCGAAGAGCTGCTGCAACAGGTGCAGGAGTTGAACGAGCAAGGCCGCAACGCTGAAGCGCAACAATTGCTGCAAATGCTGGCGGGCATCCTCGCCAACATGGAAGTGCAGCTCGGTGAGCAGCAGAGCGGCGGTGAAGGCGAGCAAGACCAGCAGATGCAGCAGAGCATGGACGAGCTCTCTGAGGCCATGGGAGAGCAGCGCCAGCTCCGCGACGAAACCCAACAGCAGCAACAAGACGGCGGCGGCGGTTCTGGCGGCGAACAACAGGGCGGCCAAGGCGGCGACGATCTCGCGCAACGCCAAGCTGAAATCCGCCAGAGCCTGGAAGCTGCGCAGAATATGGCCGAGCAGTCAGGCGCCGCGCCGAGCGAAGACTTGAACGCCGCTGGTGAAGCGATGCGCCGTGCTCAGGACGCGCTGCAGCAGGGCGATTTCGAAGGCGCCGAAGCGGCGCAGACGGCGGCGCTCGATCGGCTACGCGAAGGGGCTGATGCGTTAGCGGCCGAGATGCGCGCACGCGGGCAGCAAGGCAACGAACAAGGCCAAGGCGAAAGCGGCCGCGATCCACTCGGTCGCGCCACTGGCGCGGGCAACGGGGACGGAGAAGGCTCGGTGCCGGACACCGCGGATCCGGTGCGCGCGCGAGAAATCTTCGACGAAATCCGACGCCGCGCGCAGGATCCCAACCGTCCGGAAGCGGAACGCGAATATCTGCGCCGCCTGATGGATCGCTTCGGCGACAGCTAG